A stretch of Opitutales bacterium DNA encodes these proteins:
- a CDS encoding Txe/YoeB family addiction module toxin encodes MSVYFDDLGWKDYLYWQKLDKKKVKKINELIDSILRDPFDGIGKPEPLRFDLQGCWSRRIDGENRLVYKWIEEDRCVVVLQCRYHYERR; translated from the coding sequence ATGAGTGTCTACTTCGACGATCTTGGATGGAAGGACTATCTATATTGGCAGAAGCTAGATAAGAAAAAGGTTAAGAAAATAAATGAATTGATAGATTCGATTCTTAGAGATCCTTTTGATGGTATCGGCAAACCTGAGCCTCTAAGGTTTGACCTTCAGGGCTGTTGGTCTCGCCGCATCGATGGTGAGAATCGATTAGTCTATAAGTGGATCGAAGAGGATCGGTGCGTCGTGGTTCTTCAGTGTCGGTATCACTACGAGCGAAGGTAG